A genomic segment from Lutibacter sp. A80 encodes:
- a CDS encoding UDP-glucose/GDP-mannose dehydrogenase family protein, with protein MNIVVIGTGYVGLVSGTCFSEMGNKVTCVDIDTNKIENLKKSILPIFEPGLEPMVKKNIERETLQFTTNLKEALIDAEIVFIAVGTPMGDDGSADLQYVLKVAENIGEYMQQRLVIVDKSTVPVGTADKVKATIQQQLNKRGVAIKFDIVSNPEFLKEGAAINDFMKPDRVVIGYEGATALEKMKQLYTPFCMSHERFIAMDIRSAEMTKYAANAMLATKISFMNEIANICEKVGADANQVRIGIGSDKRIGYSFIYPGCGYGGSCFPKDVKALKKIAEDHNYTPKLITSVEEVNDAQKLIISEKIVKKYGEDLTGKIFAVWGLAFKPGTDDMREAPAIYIIKELVKRGAKVKAYDPKAMEEAQVFYLKGVENIEYLNSKYETLQNADAMLLLTEWKEFRSPDFEEIKKQLNAPVIFDGRNQYNVFNLEEKGFEYYQIGKRNN; from the coding sequence ATGAATATAGTAGTAATAGGAACTGGATATGTAGGGTTAGTATCTGGTACTTGTTTTTCAGAAATGGGAAATAAAGTAACCTGTGTAGATATAGATACTAATAAAATTGAAAACTTAAAAAAATCAATTTTACCAATTTTTGAGCCTGGTTTAGAACCTATGGTGAAAAAAAATATAGAGCGAGAGACACTTCAGTTTACAACAAATTTAAAAGAGGCATTAATAGATGCTGAAATTGTTTTTATTGCAGTTGGTACACCAATGGGAGATGACGGTTCTGCAGATTTACAATATGTGCTAAAAGTAGCGGAAAATATTGGAGAATATATGCAACAAAGGTTGGTGATTGTAGATAAATCAACTGTGCCTGTGGGTACGGCAGATAAGGTAAAAGCAACCATTCAACAACAACTTAATAAAAGAGGTGTTGCTATTAAATTTGACATAGTTTCAAATCCTGAATTTTTAAAAGAAGGTGCTGCAATTAACGATTTTATGAAACCAGATAGAGTTGTAATTGGGTATGAAGGTGCTACGGCTTTAGAGAAGATGAAGCAATTATATACTCCATTTTGTATGTCTCATGAGCGTTTTATAGCAATGGATATTCGATCTGCTGAAATGACAAAATATGCAGCGAATGCTATGTTGGCTACAAAAATTTCGTTTATGAATGAAATTGCAAATATTTGTGAAAAAGTAGGTGCAGATGCCAATCAAGTACGTATTGGAATTGGTTCAGATAAAAGAATAGGCTATAGTTTTATTTATCCTGGTTGTGGTTATGGAGGCTCTTGTTTTCCTAAAGATGTAAAAGCTTTAAAAAAAATTGCTGAAGATCATAATTATACGCCCAAATTAATAACTTCTGTTGAAGAGGTTAATGATGCTCAAAAATTAATTATTTCTGAAAAAATAGTAAAGAAATATGGAGAAGATTTAACAGGTAAAATCTTTGCAGTTTGGGGATTGGCTTTTAAACCTGGTACCGATGATATGCGAGAAGCTCCAGCAATATATATTATAAAAGAATTAGTGAAACGAGGAGCTAAAGTTAAAGCGTACGATCCAAAAGCAATGGAAGAAGCGCAGGTATTCTACCTAAAAGGTGTTGAAAATATAGAGTATTTAAATTCTAAATATGAAACACTTCAAAATGCAGATGCCATGTTGCTATTAACTGAATGGAAAGAATTTCGTTCACCAGATTTTGAAGAAATAAAAAAACAATTAAATGCTCCAGTTATTTTTGATGGAAGAAATCAATATAACGTGTTTAATTTAGAAGAAAAAGGATTTGAATATTATCAAATAGGTAAACGTAATAATTAA
- a CDS encoding DUF983 domain-containing protein translates to MFKKGSKLYSILFNKCPRCHEGDFMEENNILKFKNAFKMKENCSKCNLKYMMEPSFYYGAMYVTYALTVGISIITFIISTLVFKLSLLESFIPIVVVLILTAPFSLRFSRIIWINIFVHFDKKFTKNEQ, encoded by the coding sequence ATGTTTAAAAAAGGATCTAAACTCTACAGTATATTATTTAATAAATGTCCAAGATGCCATGAAGGTGATTTTATGGAAGAAAACAACATCTTAAAGTTTAAAAATGCATTTAAAATGAAAGAAAACTGTTCTAAATGTAATTTAAAATATATGATGGAACCTTCGTTTTATTATGGAGCTATGTATGTTACATACGCACTTACTGTAGGTATTTCAATAATCACATTTATTATTTCAACACTTGTTTTTAAGCTTAGTTTATTAGAGAGTTTTATTCCTATTGTTGTTGTTTTAATATTAACGGCTCCTTTTTCTTTACGTTTTTCTCGAATTATTTGGATCAATATTTTTGTACATTTCGATAAAAAATTTACGAAAAACGAGCAATAG
- a CDS encoding FAD-binding oxidoreductase, whose product MQVDYIIVGLGLAGLAFSKELERHNKTYIIYEDNSQNSSIVAGGMYNPVILKRFTPVWDAISQLKIAIPFYEDLQKEFKSKYHHSVDIYRIFKSIEEQNNWFVASDKPLLSNYMEPKVIHEKHEGVHADFGYGKLKNTGRIDTKLLLENYRSSLKDRKLLKNESFQYNNLKIEADSVMYNGIKASKIVCCEGFGLKQNPYFNYLPMQEAKGELLIIHAPNLTINFLIKAAVFILPLGNNYYKVGATFNWKDTTQKPTESGKEELLTKLKTFITVPFKVVDHVAGIRPTIKDRRPLVGVHPKYSNLAILNGLGTRGVMIAPKAAKLLYNHLECGEPIEKEFSIARFS is encoded by the coding sequence ATGCAAGTTGATTATATAATTGTTGGTTTAGGTTTGGCAGGTTTGGCTTTTTCGAAAGAGTTAGAAAGGCACAATAAAACGTACATAATTTATGAAGATAATTCTCAAAACTCGTCAATAGTTGCTGGAGGAATGTACAATCCAGTAATTTTAAAGCGATTTACACCTGTTTGGGATGCCATAAGTCAACTTAAAATTGCAATTCCTTTTTATGAGGATTTACAAAAAGAATTCAAGTCTAAATACCATCATTCAGTTGATATTTATCGAATATTTAAATCTATAGAAGAGCAAAATAATTGGTTTGTAGCAAGTGATAAACCATTGCTTTCAAATTATATGGAGCCTAAGGTTATTCACGAAAAACATGAGGGTGTTCATGCAGATTTTGGTTACGGAAAACTTAAAAATACTGGTAGAATTGATACAAAATTGTTGCTAGAAAATTATAGAAGTTCTTTAAAAGATAGAAAACTTCTTAAAAATGAAAGTTTTCAATACAATAATTTAAAAATTGAAGCGGATTCAGTTATGTATAATGGAATTAAAGCTTCAAAAATAGTATGCTGTGAGGGATTTGGATTAAAACAAAATCCTTATTTTAATTATTTACCTATGCAAGAAGCAAAAGGGGAATTGTTAATAATACATGCGCCTAACTTAACTATTAATTTTTTAATAAAAGCTGCAGTTTTTATACTTCCTTTAGGGAATAATTATTATAAAGTAGGGGCTACTTTTAATTGGAAAGATACTACTCAAAAACCAACTGAATCTGGTAAAGAAGAATTATTAACAAAATTAAAAACGTTTATTACTGTTCCATTTAAAGTAGTTGACCATGTTGCGGGTATTAGGCCAACAATAAAGGATAGAAGACCATTGGTTGGTGTACATCCAAAATATTCAAATTTGGCAATTTTAAACGGTTTAGGAACGCGTGGGGTAATGATAGCACCAAAAGCAGCCAAATTACTTTATAATCATTTAGAATGTGGAGAACCTATAGAAAAAGAATTTTCTATTGCTCGTTTTTCGTAA
- a CDS encoding ABC-F family ATP-binding cassette domain-containing protein, with amino-acid sequence MLNVHNLSVSFAGSDLFSGITFKLNKGDRIGLIGKNGAGKSTLLKVISQDIESSGGTMAFDKDVRIGFLRQDIDFEEGRTILEEAYQAFEEIKQIEAKLDQINLELAERTDYESDYYHDLMVDINEYTHRYELLGGYNYKGNTEKILQGLGFQREDFDKLTSTFSGGWRMRIELAKLLLQNNDILLLDEPTNHLDIESIIWLENFLKNYAGAIVLVSHDKMFLDNVTNRTIEISLGKIYDYKKPYSQFLLLRGEIKEKQLQAQKNQEKEIKATQLLIDKFRAKANKATMAQSLIKKLDKVERIEVDDDDNAVMNVRFQISKEPGKIVVEAEDLSKSYGDKHVLENVNLLIERNSKIAFVGQNGQGKSTLAKIMVGEIAHGGHLKLGHNVEIGYFAQNQSEYLDPEKTVLEIMEDAANDTNRMRVRDMLGAFLFGGEAVDKKAKMLSGGERNRLALCKLLLSPFNVLIMDEPTNHLDIASKNVLKQALQNFDGTLIVVSHDRDFLQGLTTTVYGFKDKVIKEYLGDIDFFLEQHQIENLREAEKRTVVDKKPVKVKKEAHQLSRAEEKELKKLKNKLAKIEVEIDTLEKEILELDAALEKDYESKASEPNFFENYKAKKQKVETLMDDWSQLEEKIEACS; translated from the coding sequence ATGCTTAACGTACATAATTTATCGGTTTCTTTTGCCGGTTCCGATTTGTTTTCGGGAATAACTTTTAAGTTAAATAAAGGAGATAGAATTGGGTTAATTGGAAAAAATGGAGCAGGAAAATCTACTTTATTAAAAGTTATTTCTCAAGATATAGAAAGTTCTGGAGGAACTATGGCTTTTGATAAAGATGTACGCATCGGTTTTTTACGTCAAGATATAGATTTTGAAGAAGGAAGAACTATTTTAGAAGAAGCGTATCAAGCCTTTGAAGAAATAAAACAAATTGAAGCTAAATTAGATCAAATTAATCTTGAATTAGCTGAAAGAACAGATTATGAAAGTGATTATTATCACGATTTAATGGTTGATATTAACGAATATACGCACCGTTATGAACTTTTAGGGGGTTATAATTATAAAGGCAATACCGAGAAAATTTTACAAGGTTTAGGTTTTCAAAGAGAAGATTTTGATAAGTTAACAAGTACTTTTTCGGGAGGTTGGAGAATGCGTATAGAATTGGCAAAATTATTATTACAGAATAATGATATTTTATTATTGGATGAGCCAACAAACCATTTAGATATTGAATCTATTATTTGGTTAGAAAATTTTTTAAAAAACTATGCAGGGGCAATTGTGCTAGTTTCGCACGATAAAATGTTTTTAGACAATGTAACAAATAGAACTATTGAAATTTCATTAGGTAAAATTTACGATTACAAAAAACCGTATTCTCAGTTTTTATTATTGCGAGGTGAAATAAAAGAAAAACAACTACAAGCACAAAAAAATCAAGAAAAAGAAATTAAGGCAACACAGTTATTAATTGATAAATTTAGAGCCAAAGCTAATAAAGCTACAATGGCACAATCTTTAATTAAAAAACTGGATAAAGTTGAACGTATTGAAGTTGATGATGATGATAATGCTGTAATGAATGTGCGTTTTCAAATTTCAAAAGAACCAGGTAAAATTGTTGTTGAAGCCGAAGATTTATCTAAAAGTTATGGAGATAAGCACGTGCTAGAAAACGTAAATTTACTAATTGAAAGAAATAGTAAAATTGCATTTGTAGGTCAAAACGGACAAGGAAAATCGACTTTAGCTAAAATTATGGTGGGCGAAATTGCACATGGTGGACACCTAAAATTGGGTCATAACGTTGAAATTGGGTATTTTGCTCAAAATCAATCGGAATATTTAGATCCAGAAAAAACGGTTTTAGAAATAATGGAAGATGCCGCAAATGATACTAATAGAATGCGTGTTAGAGATATGTTAGGTGCATTCTTATTTGGTGGTGAAGCCGTTGATAAAAAAGCAAAAATGCTTTCTGGGGGTGAAAGAAATAGATTGGCACTTTGTAAATTATTGCTTTCTCCATTTAATGTTTTAATAATGGATGAGCCTACAAACCATTTAGATATTGCTTCAAAAAATGTTTTAAAGCAAGCACTTCAAAATTTTGACGGTACATTAATTGTTGTTTCGCACGATAGAGATTTTCTACAAGGGCTAACAACAACCGTTTATGGATTTAAAGATAAAGTGATAAAAGAATATTTAGGAGATATTGATTTTTTCTTGGAACAACATCAAATAGAAAATTTAAGAGAAGCAGAAAAAAGAACGGTAGTTGATAAAAAACCTGTTAAGGTTAAAAAAGAGGCTCATCAACTATCTAGAGCAGAGGAAAAAGAATTAAAAAAGTTAAAGAATAAACTGGCCAAAATTGAGGTTGAAATAGATACTTTAGAAAAAGAAATTTTAGAATTGGATGCGGCACTTGAAAAAGATTATGAAAGTAAAGCCTCTGAACCAAATTTTTTCGAAAACTACAAAGCTAAAAAACAAAAAGTAGAAACTTTAATGGATGATTGGTCTCAACTAGAAGAAAAGATTGAAGCGTGTTCTTAG
- a CDS encoding 1-aminocyclopropane-1-carboxylate deaminase/D-cysteine desulfhydrase, which produces MFLEAKKSNIQQIHFSEIANSGVSLYIKREDQLHPFISGNKYRKLKYNLVEASSQQKNTLLTFGGAYSNHIAAAAAAGFQFGFKTIGVIRGDELANDLEKVLQQNPTLRFASEHNMQFHFVSRSAYREKNSEVFIDNLKQEFGDFYLVPEGGTNKFAVKGCEEILNEEDAIYNVICSAVGTGGTISGIINSTKKHQKTIGFPALKGDFLKHEIKKYVLTNKNWSLNTDYHFGGYAKVSEDLIYFINKFKKETGIPLDPVYTGKLLFGIVDLIKNDYFEAGTNILAIHTGGLQGIEGMNVYLKNKNLKEIV; this is translated from the coding sequence GTGTTCTTAGAAGCTAAAAAAAGTAATATACAACAAATTCATTTTTCTGAAATAGCCAATTCAGGGGTTTCATTATATATTAAGCGAGAAGATCAATTACATCCGTTTATATCTGGAAATAAATATCGAAAATTAAAATACAATCTTGTAGAAGCTTCAAGCCAACAAAAAAATACACTATTAACTTTTGGAGGTGCATATTCTAACCATATTGCTGCCGCTGCCGCTGCAGGGTTTCAATTTGGGTTTAAAACTATTGGAGTTATTAGAGGAGATGAATTGGCAAACGATTTAGAAAAAGTATTGCAACAAAATCCAACTTTAAGGTTTGCTTCAGAACATAATATGCAATTTCATTTTGTTTCTAGAAGTGCATATAGAGAGAAAAATTCAGAAGTATTTATAGATAATTTAAAGCAAGAATTTGGTGATTTTTACCTTGTTCCAGAAGGAGGGACGAATAAGTTTGCGGTAAAAGGATGCGAGGAAATTTTAAATGAAGAAGATGCTATTTACAATGTAATTTGTTCAGCTGTTGGTACAGGTGGTACAATTTCAGGAATTATAAATTCTACAAAAAAACATCAAAAAACTATTGGTTTTCCTGCTTTAAAAGGAGATTTTCTTAAACATGAAATTAAAAAATATGTACTAACTAATAAAAATTGGAGTTTAAATACAGACTATCATTTTGGAGGTTATGCTAAGGTTTCAGAAGATTTAATTTATTTTATTAATAAATTTAAAAAAGAAACTGGAATTCCTTTAGATCCGGTTTATACGGGTAAACTATTATTTGGAATTGTGGATTTAATAAAAAATGATTATTTTGAAGCTGGAACTAATATTTTAGCAATTCATACCGGAGGTTTACAGGGAATTGAAGGAATGAATGTATATTTGAAAAATAAAAATTTAAAAGAAATAGTTTAG
- a CDS encoding Gfo/Idh/MocA family protein — protein sequence MRNFALIGASGYIAPRHMKAIKETNNNLVAALDKFDSVGIIDSYFPNADFFTEFERFDRHISKLKYEQKTKIDYVSICTPNYLHDAHIRFALRQGADAICEKPLVLNPWNIDALGEIEKETGNKIYNILQLRVHPSIIALKEKIENGPQDKIYDVDLTYLTSRGHWYYTSWKGDVSKAGGIATNIGVHFFDMLSWIFGDLKQNTVHVNTHDRSAGYLEFEKARVRWFLSINYDVLPDEIKAKGQRTYRSITIEGEELEFSGGFTDLHTVSYQEIIKGKGYGIDAPRQAIEIVHNIRHAEPIGAKGEYHPFVKKPLAKHPFEK from the coding sequence ATGAGAAATTTTGCACTAATAGGAGCAAGTGGTTATATAGCTCCACGCCATATGAAAGCAATAAAAGAAACCAATAATAATTTGGTTGCTGCTTTAGATAAATTTGATAGTGTTGGTATTATAGATAGTTATTTTCCAAATGCAGATTTTTTTACAGAATTCGAGCGATTTGATCGTCATATTTCAAAATTAAAATACGAGCAAAAAACAAAAATAGACTACGTAAGTATTTGTACACCAAATTATTTGCATGATGCGCATATACGTTTTGCCTTAAGACAAGGTGCTGATGCTATTTGCGAAAAGCCTTTGGTTTTAAATCCTTGGAATATAGACGCTTTAGGAGAAATTGAGAAAGAAACTGGGAATAAAATTTATAATATTTTACAATTAAGAGTTCATCCTAGTATTATAGCTTTAAAAGAAAAAATTGAAAACGGACCACAAGATAAAATATACGATGTTGATTTAACATATTTAACATCTCGTGGACATTGGTATTATACTTCTTGGAAAGGAGATGTGTCAAAAGCAGGTGGAATTGCAACCAATATTGGAGTCCATTTTTTTGATATGTTATCTTGGATTTTTGGAGATTTAAAGCAAAATACTGTCCATGTAAATACACACGATAGATCTGCAGGGTATTTAGAGTTTGAAAAAGCTAGAGTTCGTTGGTTTTTATCTATAAATTACGATGTATTACCAGATGAAATTAAAGCAAAAGGGCAACGTACTTATAGGTCAATTACAATTGAAGGTGAAGAACTAGAATTTAGTGGTGGATTTACAGATTTACACACGGTTTCTTATCAAGAAATAATTAAAGGAAAAGGTTATGGTATAGATGCACCACGTCAAGCAATTGAAATTGTACATAATATTAGACATGCCGAACCAATTGGCGCAAAAGGAGAGTACCATCCATTTGTAAAAAAACCTTTGGCAAAGCATCCATTTGAGAAGTAA